In Isosphaera pallida ATCC 43644, the sequence CTCCAATGAGAGTAAGCGATGATGCCCACTCGCGCCCAACGGATCGAGGGTGGTCTTTGGGGGCTACTGGTGGGGGATGCCGTGGGCGTACCCTACGAGTTCAAAAAGCCGGAGCAGATCCCGCCCCGCCATATGATCGACATGATTCCGCCTCCAGATTTCCCGCGCGCTCATCAGTCCATCCCGATTGGCTCCTGGTCGGACGACGGAGCGCAAGCCCTCGCTCTGCTGGACAGTCTGTTGGATCGAGGCCAGTTGGACCCCGACGACCTGGGCCGGCGTTTGATCGACTGGTTCAACGAGGGCCGCTACGCGGTGGGAGGGGTCGTGTTCGACCTGGGATTGCAGACCAGCCACGCCATTCGCAATCTCATATCGGGCGTTCCCGCCGACCGCTCGGGACCAAGCGAGGAGTCGGCCAACGGCAACGGCTCACTCATGCGTGTCTTGCCGTTGGCGTTGTGGCACAACGGCGACGACGCCGAACTCGTTCGCGACGCCTTCGCCCAGTCGGCCGTAACGCATGGTCACCTTCGCTCCAAACTCTGCTGCGCTCTCAATTGCCTCTGGGCGCGGCGGCTGCTCGACGAGGCGGCCGACCCTTGGGCCGAAGCGGTCTTGGCGCTGCGAACAATCCTCGCCGGTGACCAGACCGCTTTAGAGGAACTCGAGACGGTGATTCGGCCTGACGATCCGCCTCATGGTCAGGGGACCGGCTATGTGTTGGATTGTTTGCATTCGGCCCGGT encodes:
- a CDS encoding ADP-ribosylglycohydrolase family protein — its product is MPTRAQRIEGGLWGLLVGDAVGVPYEFKKPEQIPPRHMIDMIPPPDFPRAHQSIPIGSWSDDGAQALALLDSLLDRGQLDPDDLGRRLIDWFNEGRYAVGGVVFDLGLQTSHAIRNLISGVPADRSGPSEESANGNGSLMRVLPLALWHNGDDAELVRDAFAQSAVTHGHLRSKLCCALNCLWARRLLDEAADPWAEAVLALRTILAGDQTALEELETVIRPDDPPHGQGTGYVLDCLHSARLCLEAGTYPEVIHAAIALGNDTDTTACVAGGLAGIRDGVAAIPKTWLDQLRDKHQVQPLLDRLLALRA